The window GGCAGACGCAGCACAAGGTGACCGAGTTTATCGATGACATGGCCGCCGCCTACGCCTGGGCTGACGTAGTGGTATGTCGCTCCGGTGCGCTGACCGTCAGCGAAATCGCGGCGGCGGGCCTGCCGGCGATCTTCGTGCCGTTCCAGCACAAAGACCGTCAGCAATACTGGAACGCCCGTCCGCTGGAAGAAGCCGGCGCGGCGAAGATTATCGAACAGCCGCAGTTCAACGCCGATGCGGTGGCGGAACTGTTGGCGAGCTGGGACCGCCCGGCGCTGTTGGCGATGGCCGAAAAGGCGCGCGCGGTCGCCATCCCCGACGCGACCGAACGGGTGGCGGCGGAGCTGGTGCGGGTCGCCAAATAATATGCAGGGGCTCGGTATGCCGGGCCTGAATTGAAGAATTTGTAGGGGTCCGGCTACTCGGACCTGAATTAGAGAGACTGATGAATACACAACAACTGGCGAAACTACGTACTATAGTGCCCGAGATGCGACGCGTCCGGCACATTCACTTTGTCGGCATCGGTGGTGCCGGCATGGGTGGTATCGCCGAAGTGTTGGCTAACGAAGGTTATCAGATCAGCGGCTCAGACCTGGCGCCTAACCCGGTCACCCAGCAGCTGAGCGCGCTCGGGGCGACGATTTACTTCAATCACCGCCCGGAAAACGTGCTGGACGCAAGCGTGGTGGTGGTGTCTACCGCCATCTCCGCCGATAACCCGGAGATTGTCGCCGCCCGTGAAGCGCGCATCCCGGTGATCCGCCGCGCCGAAATGCTGGCCGAGCTGATGCGTTTCCGCCACGGCATCGCCGTCGCCGGCACGCACGGCAAGACCACCACCACGGCGATGGTGTCGAGCATTTATGCCGAAGCCGGCCTGGACCCGACCTTCGTCAACGGCGGGCTGGTGAAGGCGGCGGGTACCCACGCGCGTCTGGGTTCCAGCCGTTACCTGATTGCGGAAGCGGATGAGAGCGATGCGTCGTTCCTGCATCTGCAGCCGATGGTGGCGATTGTCACCAACATTGAAGCCGACCATATGGATACCTACCAGGGCGACTTCGAGAACCTGAAGCAGACCTTTATCAATTTCTTGCACAACCTGCCGTTCTACGGCCGCGCGGTGATGTGCGTCGACGATCCGGTGGTGCGCGAGCTGCTGCCGCGCGTGGGCCGCCATATCACCACCTACGGCTTCAGCGAAGATGCTGACGTGCGCATCGAGAGCTACAGCCAGGTTGGGCCGCAGGGGCACTTCACCCTGAGCCGTCAGGATAAACCTTTGTTGACGGTAACCCTGAACGCGCCGGGCCGCCACAATGCGTTGAACGCGGCGGCGGCGGTGGCGGTGGCGACTGAAGAAGGCATTGCCGACGAAGATATTTTACGCGCGCTGGCGGGCTTCCAGGGCACCGGGCGCCGCTTCGATTTCCTGGGCGAATTCCCGCTCGAGCCGGTCAACGGCAAAGCGGGCAGCGCGATGCTGGTGGACGATTACGGCCACCATCCAACGGAAGTGGACGCCACGCTGAAAGCGGCGCGCGCCGGCTGGCCGGACAAGCGCCTGGTGATGATTTTCCAGCCGCACCGCTACACCCGTACCCGCGATCTGTACGACGACTTCGCCAACGTGCTGTCGCAGGTGGATGTGTTGCTGATGCTCGACGTGTACGCCGCAGGCGAAGCGGCGATCCCGGGCGCGGACAGCCGCTCGCTGTGCCGCACCATCCGCAACCGCGGCAAGCTGGATCCGATTCTGGTTTCCGATGCCGATACCGTGCCGGAAACGTTGGCGCAGCTGCTGCAAGCCGAAGATCTGGTGCTGGTGCAGGGCGCCGGCAACGTGGGCAAAATCGCCCGCAAACTGGCTGAGCTGAAGCTGCAGCCGCAGAATAAAGAGGAGGCGCGTCATGACTGATAAAGTGGCCGTACTGTTGGGCGGCACCTCCGCTGAACGTGAAGTCTCGTTGCAATCCGGCACCGCAGTGTTGGCCGGGCTGCGCGAAGCAGGCATTGACGCGCACGGCGTCGACACCCGCGACTTCCCGGTAACTCAACTGAAAGAGCAGGGCTTCAGTAAGGTGTTTATTGCGCTGCACGGTCGCGGCGGCGAGGACGGCACCCTGCAGGGGCTGCTGGAATTCCTCGAGCTGCCTTATACCGGCAGCGGCGTGATGGCTTCGGCGCTGACCATGGACAAATGGCGCACCAAGATGGTGTGGCAGTCGATGGGCCTGCCGGTGGCGCCTTATGTGGCGCTGAATCGCCGGCAATACGCCGGCGGTGAGAAAGCCGCGCTGTTGGATCGCGTGGCGTCGCTGGGGCTGCCGGTGATCGTTAAGCCGAGCCGCGAAGGCTCCAGCGTCGGTATGAGTAAGGTCAGCGAAAGCGGCGCTCTCGAGGCGGCGTTGGAAGAAGCCTTCCGCCATGACGACGACGTGCTGGTGGAAAAGTGGCTGAGCGGGCCGGAATACACCGTAGCAATGCTGGGCGATCAGGTTCTGCCGTCGATCCGCATTCAGCCGGCCGGGGTGTTCTACGACTATCAGGCCAAGTACATTTCGGACGATACCCAATATTTCTGTCCGAGCGGCCTGAGCGCGGAGCAGGAAGCCGAGATGGCGGCGCTGGCGTTGCGCGCCTATCGCGGCCTGGACTGCAGCGGCTGGGGCCGCGTAGACGTGATGCAAGACAGCGATGGCAGCTTCTATCTGCTTGAGGTGAATACCTCTCCGGGCATGACCAGTCATAGCCTGGTGCCGATGGCGGCGCGCCAGTTTGGATTAAGCTTCTCGCAGCTGGTAGCGAGAATTTTGGAGTTGGCCGACTGATATGTCGCAAGCTGCCCTGAATGCGCGCGATCGCGAGGTGGACAATAACCCGCGCCGCAGCAATGGAACCCAATTGGCGGGAATGATCTTCCTGCTGATGGTGTTGGGAACGGTCCTGTGGAGCGGTTGGGCGGTGATTGGCTGGATGAAAGACGCCAGCCGCCTGCCGCTCTCGCGACTGGTAGTGACCGGGGAACGTCACTACACCACCAACGATGATATTCGTCAGGCGATTTTGGCGCTGGGCGCGCCGGGCACCTTCATGACGCAGGATGTCGATGTCATCCAGCAGCAGATTGAACGCCTGCCGTGGATCAAGCAGGCCAGCGTGCGCAAGCAGTGGCCGGATGAGCTGAAGATCCACCTGGTGGAGTATGTGCCGGTGGCGCGCTGGAATGATTTGCATATGGTGGATGCCGACGGCAAATCATTCAGCGTGCCGGCAGAGCGGGTAGGCAAACAGAAATTGCCGCTGCTTTATGGGCCGGAAGGCAGTGAACAGGACGTTCTGGAAGGCTATCGGACCATGAGCAGCATGTTGGCGGCCAGCAAATTTACGCTGAAAATGGCGGCGATGAGCGCCCGCCATTCCTGGCAGTTGGCTTTGGATAACGATGTTCGGCTGGAGCTGGGTCGTGACGACCGCGCCGGGCGTTTGCAGCGGTTTATCGAGCTTTATCCGGTATTGCTGCAGCAGGGCCAGGCGGAAAGCAAGCGCGTCAGCTACGTCGATTTGCGCTATGAATCCGGCGCTTCGGTAGGTTGGGCGCCGTTGCCCATCGAGCCGGCGGCTGGCGGTCAGCAAAACAGTAATCAGCAACAGAATCAGGCACAGGCAAAACAACAATGATCAAGTCGACGGACAGAAAACTGGTAGTTGGACTGGAGATCGGTACTGCAAAAGTCTCCGCATTGGTAGGGGAAGTTCTGCCCGATGGCATGGTCAACATTATCGGGGTGGGCAGTTGCCCGTCTCGCGGTATGGATAAGGGTGGCGTAAACGACCTGGAGTCGGTGGTGAAGTGCGTACAGCGCGCCATCGATCAGGCCGAGCTGATGGCGGATTGCCAGATTTCTTCGGTTTACCTCGCGTTATCGGGGAAACATATCAGCTGTCAGAACGAAATAGGGATGGTTCCTATTTCCGAAGAGGAAGTGACTCAGGAAGATGTGGAGAACGTGGTGCATACCGCTAAATCGGTACGCGTTCGCGACGAGCACCGCATCCTGCACGTTATCCCTCAGGAATACGCCATCGACTATCAGGAAGGCATCAAGAACCCGGTTGGGTTGTCCGGCGTGCGCATGCAGGCCAAGGTGCACCTGATCACCTGCCATAACGATATGGCGAAGAACATTGTCAAGGCCGTGGAACGCTGCGGCCTGAAGGTTGACCAACTTATTTTCGCCGGTCTGGCCGCCAGCTATGCGGTGTTGACCGAAGATGAACGCGAACTCGGCGTCTGCGTAGTGGACATCGGCGGCGGCACCATGGATATGGCGGTGTACACCGGCGGTGCGTTGCGCCACACCAAGGTTATCCCTTACGCCGGGAACGTGGTCACCAGCGATATCGCCTACGCCTTCGGCACGCCGCCGACAGACGCGGAAGCGATCAAGGTTCGGCACGGCTGTGCGCTTGGGTCGATTGTTAGCAAGGATGAGAGTGTAGAGGTGCCTAGCGTCGGGGGGCGTCCCCCGCGGAGTCTGCAAAGACAGACACTGGCTGAAGTTATTGAGCCACGCTACACCGAACTGTTGAATCTGGTTAACGATGAAATTTTGCAATTGCAGGAGCAACTGCGTCAGCAAGGGGTGAAGCACCATCTGGCAGCGGGTATCGTGCTGACCGGCGGCGCCGCCCAGATTGATGGCCTGGCAGCCTGTGCGCAACGGGTGTTCCACACCCAGGTACGCATCGGCCAACCCTTGAACATCACGGGTCTGACGGATTATGCGCAGGAGCCTTACTACTCTACGGCGGTAGGTCTGCTGCACTATGGAAAAGAGTCTCACCTGAGCGGTGAGGCAGAAGTAGAAAAACGCGCCTCGGTGGGCAATTGGTTTAAACGCATCAATAGCTGGCTGAGAAAAGAGTTTTAATGTTTCAACAAAGAGATCATGCTGAGTAATCTTTTTATGATCTCGCAGCGACAGGCACAAAACGGAGAGAAACTATGTTTGAACCAATGGAACTAACCAATGACGCGGTGATTAAAGTCATCGGCGTCGGCGGTGGCGGTGGCAACGCCGTTGAACACATGGTGCGCGAGCGCATCGAAGGTGTCGAATTCTTCGCCGTTAATACAGACGCTCAGGCGCTTCGTAAAACGGCAGTTGGCCAAACCATCCAGATTGGTAGCGGTATTACCAAAGGTCTGGGTGCGGGCGCGAACCCGGAAGTGGGTCGCAATTCAGCGGAAGAAGACCGTGAAGCCCTGCGCGCGGCGTTGGATGGCGCAGACATGGTCTTCATCGCAGCCGGCATGGGCGGCGGTACCGGTACCGGTGCGGCGCCGGTGGTGGCTGAAGTTGCCAAAGATCTGGGTATTCTGACAGTGGCCGTGGTTACCAAGCCTTTCAATTTCGAAGGCAAGAAACGCATGGCGTTCGCTGAGCAGGGTATCGCTGAGCTGTCCAAGCATGTGGACTCCCTGATCACTATCCCGAACGACAAACTGTTGAAAGTTCTGGGCCGCGGTATTTCTCTGCTGGACGCGTTCGGCGCGGCCAACGACGTGCTGAAAGGCGCGGTGCAGGGTATCGCCGAGCTGATCACCCGTCCGGGCCTGATGAACGTCGACTTCGCCGACGTGCGCACCGTGATGTCCGAAATGGGCTACGCGATGATGGGTTCCGGCATTGCCTGCGGTGAAGACCGCGCTGAAGAAGCGGCCGAAATGGCGATTTCCAGCCCACTGCTGGAAGACATCGACCTGTCCGGCGCGCGCGGCGTGCTGGTCAACATCACCGCCGGCTTCGACCTGCGTCTGGATGAGTTCGAAACCGTGGGTAACACCATTCGCGCCTTCGCTTCCGACAACGCCACCGTGGTTATCGGTACCTCGCTGGATCCGGAAATGAACGACGAACTGCGCGTAACCGTGGTTGCGACCGGTATCGGTATGGACAAGCGTCCTGAAATCACCCTGGTGACCAATAAGCAGGCCAGCCAGCCGGTGATGGATCACCGTTATCAGCAGCACGGCATGTCACCGCTGCCGCAGGAAGTGAAGCCTGCAGCCAAGGTGGTTAACGATCAAGCTGCGCAGCCGAATAAAGAGCCCGACTATCTTGATATTCCAGCCTTCTTGCGCAAGCAGGCGGACTAAGAATAACCTGAGAATTTGGAATCTCCGCTCTTTGTGCTAAACTGTCCCGCCGGCCCTGCTGTATGCTTGGCCGGTAGGATGGATAACATTGCGAGATAAAACGATGATCAAACAAAGGACATTAAAACGTATTGTTCAGGCGACTGGCGTCGGTTTGCATACCGGCAAAAAAGTCACGCTGACAATGCGCCCCGCGGCGGCTAATACCGGGGTCATCTATCGTCGCACTGACTTGAATCCACCGGTTGATTTTCCGGCTGATGCAAAATCCGTGCGTGATACCATGCTCTGTACTTGCCTGGTGAATGAGCATGACGTGCGTATTTCTACCGTTGAGCATCTCAACGCCGCACTGGCTGGGCTCGGCATCGACAACATCATCATTGAAGTTGACGCCGCCGAAATCCCAATCATGGACGGTAGTGCCAGTCCGTTCGTGTTCCTGTTGCTGGATGCCGGCATCGAGGAGCTGAACTCAGCGAAGAAATTCCTGCGTCTGAAAGACACCGTGCGTGTTGAAGATGGCGACAAGTGGGCCGAGCTGTCCCCGCATAACGGGTTCCGCCTGGACTTCACCATCGACTTCAATCACCCGGCTATCGACGCCAGTACGCAACGCTACCGTCTCGATTTCTCCGCCGACTCGTTCGTGCGCCAAATCAGCCGTGCGCGTACCTTCGGTTTCATGCGTGACATCGAATACCTGCAGTCCCGCGGTTTAGCCCTGGGCGGCAGCTTCGACTGCGCCATCGTGGTGGATGACTACCGCGTGCTGAACGAAGACGGTCTGCGTTTCGAAGACGAATTCGTGCGTCACAAAATGCTGGACGCCATCGGCGACCTGTTCATGTGCGGCCATAACATTATTGGCGCGTTCACCGCGTACAAGTCTGGCCATGCTCTGAACAACAAACTGCTGCAGGCCGTGCTGGCCAAGCAGGAGGCCTGGGAATACGTGACGTTCCAGGACGAAGCGGAAATGCCTCTGGCATTCAAGGCGCCGTCCACCGTATTGGCGTAAAGCCAGGACCCATTGCCTTCGGGATACCGGCAGGCGACAACCGATCCCCGAGAGCCTGGCTTGCCAGGCTCCGATGAACAGGTGTCGTCTGTGGGTCGCCTTGCAGATTAAGTGCCTTGTCGCTGGCTACTTATCACGACTGGTTGTGTTGGCACCCTCTCCGGCCAATGCCGCCAGTCGTTCCAATATCTTGCGCAGTTTCTCCGGGCTGCGGCTCGCCAAAACCTTCAGTTCTTCCGCGCTTTCTTGGCTCAAATGACGCAAAGGCGCCGTTTTTTCCGGCTTTTTCTCCGCATTCTGCAGTTGATTGCTGCCTTTCGCCATCAAGCCCGGATTAATCCTGATGTCGATCGACGACAATGATGGTAGAATTTGCGCTCGCAGTGCAGAGAGCAAGGCGGGCTGTTCGTAGCGCAAGCGCATCATCCAGCTGGCATTTGCCGTTTCTAGCACTAAAATACCCTGTCGGAAATTCGCGACGCGGCACCAGGGATGCAGTTGAGCGGGCAACAGGCCCTTCACTGCACGGTTAAGCTTGAGCAGCGCTACCGCGCGTTGCTGGACGTTATGCAGCGGCCCTTTGTCTGCTGCAGACGCGTCGTCGAACAGGACATCTAATAATTGTGGACGGCTATCGCGCATAATGGGCTCCGGCGGATTATAAACTCGTGATCGGTATTCTAAATCGTTGGCGACAATTTGGCAGACGTTATTTCTGGCCCCATCTCCTGTTAGGGATGGTTGCGGCCACGCTTGGCGCACCTTCAAATTTGTCCGGCGCACCCGATCAGGCCGCTCTGCCAAGCAGCTCGTCCAGCCTTAACCGGCAAAATTCAGCCAGCAGCGCCTTTAACAGCCTGGCGTTGCTGCAGGAAGCGCACCGTCGCCCGACCTTCAGCGTCGACTACTGGCAACAGCATGCGCTTCGCACCGTCATTCGTCACCTTTCTTTCGCGCTGGCGCCGCAGGCGGTCTATGCGCGGGTGCAGGAGAGCGAAACCGAAGCGGCAGAACCTCCGTTGCAGGTGGCGCAGCTGGCGTTGCTTTCCACCCTCAACGCGCTGCTGACGCACGAGCCGAAGCCGCCGACCATCATTCGTCATACCCATCTCGAGGTGCTGCCTGCGCTGGCGCAGCATCAGACCGGCCTATGGCTGGCGCAGGTTCAGGGCATCCGCGCCGGGCCTGCCGCACTCAGCTGACCTAGCCCGCCGGGCGAAAAAAACCGATAAAACAACAGCAAGTTGACTGCCGTTTTGGCCGTCACGACAGAGATATCAAACATCATGTTAGTGAAATTATTAACCAAAGTTTTTGGTAGCCGTAACGATCGTACGCTGCGCCGCATGCGCAAAGTGGTTGAGCAAATCAACCAGATGGAACCGGACATGGAAAAACTGTCCGACGATGAACTGAAAGCCAAAACCAACGAATTCCGCGCGCGCCTGGAAAAAGGCGAGGTGCTGGAAAGCCTGATCCCGGAAGCCTTCGCCGTGGTGCGTGAGGCGAGCAAGCGCGTGTTCGGCATGCGCCACTTCGACGTGCAGCTGTTGGGCGGTATGGTGCTGAACGACCGCTGCATCGCCGAGATGCGTACCGGTGAAGGTAAGACCCTGACCGCGACTCTGCCTGCCTACCTGAACGCCCTGAGCGGCCGCGGCGTGCACGTGGTTACCGTCAACGACTATCTGGCGCAGCGCGACGCCGAAAACAACCGCCCGCTGTTCGAGTTCCTCGGCCTGAGCATTGGCATCAACCTGCCGGGCATGCCTGCGCCGGCCAAGCGCGAAGCTTACGCTGCGGACATCACCTACGGCACCAACAACGAATACGGTTTCGACTACCTGCGCGACAACATGGCGTTCAGCCCGGAAGAGCGGGTTCAGCGCAAGCTGCACTATGCGCTGGTGGATGAGGTGGACTCCATCCTGATCGATGAAGCCCGTACTCCGTTGATCATCTCAGGCCCGGCTGAAGACAGCTCCGAGATGTACATCAAGGTCAACAAGCTGATCCCTAAACTGATCCGCCAGGAAAAAGAAGACTCCGACTCCTTCCAGGGCGAAGGCCACTTCTCGGTGGACGAGAAGGCGCGCCAGGTGCACCTGACCGAACGCGGTCTGATCCTGATCGAAGAAATGCTGGTTGACGCCGGCATCATGGAAGAAGGCGAGTCTCTGTACTCCCCGACCAACATCATGCTGATGCACCACGTGACTGCCGCTCTGCGCGCTCACGTGCTGTTCACCCGCGACGTCGACTACATCGTGAAAGACGGTGAAGTGATCATCGTCGACGAACACACCGGCCGTACCATGCAGGGCCGCCGCTGGTCCGACGGTTTGCACCAGGCGGTGGAAGCCAAAGAGGGCGTGGAGATCCAGAACGAGAACCAGACGCTGGCCTCGATCACCTTCCAGAACTACTTCCGCCTGTACGAGAAGCTGGCGGGCATGACCGGTACCGCCGACACCGAAGCCTTCGAATTCAGCTCTATCTACAAGCTGGATACCATCGTGGTGCCGACCAACCGCCCAATGATCCGTAAAGACATGCCGGATCTGGTCTACATGACCGAGCTGGAGAAAATTGGCGCGATCATCGAAGACATCCGTGAGCGCACCGCCAACGGCCAGCCGGTGCTGGTGGGCACCATCTCGATCGAGAAATCCGAGGTGGTTTCCCGCGAGCTGACCAAAGCGGGTATCGATCACAAGGTGCTGAATGCCAAATTCCACGCCATGGAGGCGGACAT is drawn from Serratia entomophila and contains these coding sequences:
- a CDS encoding D-alanine--D-alanine ligase; amino-acid sequence: MTDKVAVLLGGTSAEREVSLQSGTAVLAGLREAGIDAHGVDTRDFPVTQLKEQGFSKVFIALHGRGGEDGTLQGLLEFLELPYTGSGVMASALTMDKWRTKMVWQSMGLPVAPYVALNRRQYAGGEKAALLDRVASLGLPVIVKPSREGSSVGMSKVSESGALEAALEEAFRHDDDVLVEKWLSGPEYTVAMLGDQVLPSIRIQPAGVFYDYQAKYISDDTQYFCPSGLSAEQEAEMAALALRAYRGLDCSGWGRVDVMQDSDGSFYLLEVNTSPGMTSHSLVPMAARQFGLSFSQLVARILELAD
- a CDS encoding DUF721 domain-containing protein, giving the protein MRDSRPQLLDVLFDDASAADKGPLHNVQQRAVALLKLNRAVKGLLPAQLHPWCRVANFRQGILVLETANASWMMRLRYEQPALLSALRAQILPSLSSIDIRINPGLMAKGSNQLQNAEKKPEKTAPLRHLSQESAEELKVLASRSPEKLRKILERLAALAGEGANTTSRDK
- the secA gene encoding preprotein translocase subunit SecA, which translates into the protein MLVKLLTKVFGSRNDRTLRRMRKVVEQINQMEPDMEKLSDDELKAKTNEFRARLEKGEVLESLIPEAFAVVREASKRVFGMRHFDVQLLGGMVLNDRCIAEMRTGEGKTLTATLPAYLNALSGRGVHVVTVNDYLAQRDAENNRPLFEFLGLSIGINLPGMPAPAKREAYAADITYGTNNEYGFDYLRDNMAFSPEERVQRKLHYALVDEVDSILIDEARTPLIISGPAEDSSEMYIKVNKLIPKLIRQEKEDSDSFQGEGHFSVDEKARQVHLTERGLILIEEMLVDAGIMEEGESLYSPTNIMLMHHVTAALRAHVLFTRDVDYIVKDGEVIIVDEHTGRTMQGRRWSDGLHQAVEAKEGVEIQNENQTLASITFQNYFRLYEKLAGMTGTADTEAFEFSSIYKLDTIVVPTNRPMIRKDMPDLVYMTELEKIGAIIEDIRERTANGQPVLVGTISIEKSEVVSRELTKAGIDHKVLNAKFHAMEADIVAQAGQSGAVTIATNMAGRGTDIVLGGSWQAEVAQLEEPTEEQVAAIKDAWKVRHDAVLAAGGLHIIGTERHESRRIDNQLRGRSGRQGDAGSSRFYLSMEDALMRIFASDRVSGMMRKLGMKEGEAIEHPWVTKAIANAQRKVESRNFDIRKQLLEYDDVANDQRRAIYSQRNELLDVSDVSETIASIREDVFKSTIDNYITPQSLEEEWDIQGLEERLKNDFDLEMPIAEWLDKEPELHEETLRERILENAKAQYLLKEEVVGSDMMRNFEKGVMLQTLDSLWKEHLAAMDYLRQGIHLRGYAQKDPKQEYKRESFNMFATMLESLKYEVISVLSKVQVRMPEEVEALEQQRREEAERLAQQQQLSHYEENALVTEDPNAPASAERKVGRNDPCPCGSGKKYKQCHGRLQK
- the murC gene encoding UDP-N-acetylmuramate--L-alanine ligase, producing the protein MNTQQLAKLRTIVPEMRRVRHIHFVGIGGAGMGGIAEVLANEGYQISGSDLAPNPVTQQLSALGATIYFNHRPENVLDASVVVVSTAISADNPEIVAAREARIPVIRRAEMLAELMRFRHGIAVAGTHGKTTTTAMVSSIYAEAGLDPTFVNGGLVKAAGTHARLGSSRYLIAEADESDASFLHLQPMVAIVTNIEADHMDTYQGDFENLKQTFINFLHNLPFYGRAVMCVDDPVVRELLPRVGRHITTYGFSEDADVRIESYSQVGPQGHFTLSRQDKPLLTVTLNAPGRHNALNAAAAVAVATEEGIADEDILRALAGFQGTGRRFDFLGEFPLEPVNGKAGSAMLVDDYGHHPTEVDATLKAARAGWPDKRLVMIFQPHRYTRTRDLYDDFANVLSQVDVLLMLDVYAAGEAAIPGADSRSLCRTIRNRGKLDPILVSDADTVPETLAQLLQAEDLVLVQGAGNVGKIARKLAELKLQPQNKEEARHD
- the secM gene encoding secA translation cis-regulator SecM, whose translation is MIGILNRWRQFGRRYFWPHLLLGMVAATLGAPSNLSGAPDQAALPSSSSSLNRQNSASSAFNSLALLQEAHRRPTFSVDYWQQHALRTVIRHLSFALAPQAVYARVQESETEAAEPPLQVAQLALLSTLNALLTHEPKPPTIIRHTHLEVLPALAQHQTGLWLAQVQGIRAGPAALS
- the ftsQ gene encoding cell division protein FtsQ, with amino-acid sequence MSQAALNARDREVDNNPRRSNGTQLAGMIFLLMVLGTVLWSGWAVIGWMKDASRLPLSRLVVTGERHYTTNDDIRQAILALGAPGTFMTQDVDVIQQQIERLPWIKQASVRKQWPDELKIHLVEYVPVARWNDLHMVDADGKSFSVPAERVGKQKLPLLYGPEGSEQDVLEGYRTMSSMLAASKFTLKMAAMSARHSWQLALDNDVRLELGRDDRAGRLQRFIELYPVLLQQGQAESKRVSYVDLRYESGASVGWAPLPIEPAAGGQQNSNQQQNQAQAKQQ
- the ftsZ gene encoding cell division protein FtsZ yields the protein MFEPMELTNDAVIKVIGVGGGGGNAVEHMVRERIEGVEFFAVNTDAQALRKTAVGQTIQIGSGITKGLGAGANPEVGRNSAEEDREALRAALDGADMVFIAAGMGGGTGTGAAPVVAEVAKDLGILTVAVVTKPFNFEGKKRMAFAEQGIAELSKHVDSLITIPNDKLLKVLGRGISLLDAFGAANDVLKGAVQGIAELITRPGLMNVDFADVRTVMSEMGYAMMGSGIACGEDRAEEAAEMAISSPLLEDIDLSGARGVLVNITAGFDLRLDEFETVGNTIRAFASDNATVVIGTSLDPEMNDELRVTVVATGIGMDKRPEITLVTNKQASQPVMDHRYQQHGMSPLPQEVKPAAKVVNDQAAQPNKEPDYLDIPAFLRKQAD
- the lpxC gene encoding UDP-3-O-acyl-N-acetylglucosamine deacetylase is translated as MIKQRTLKRIVQATGVGLHTGKKVTLTMRPAAANTGVIYRRTDLNPPVDFPADAKSVRDTMLCTCLVNEHDVRISTVEHLNAALAGLGIDNIIIEVDAAEIPIMDGSASPFVFLLLDAGIEELNSAKKFLRLKDTVRVEDGDKWAELSPHNGFRLDFTIDFNHPAIDASTQRYRLDFSADSFVRQISRARTFGFMRDIEYLQSRGLALGGSFDCAIVVDDYRVLNEDGLRFEDEFVRHKMLDAIGDLFMCGHNIIGAFTAYKSGHALNNKLLQAVLAKQEAWEYVTFQDEAEMPLAFKAPSTVLA
- the ftsA gene encoding cell division protein FtsA, which translates into the protein MIKSTDRKLVVGLEIGTAKVSALVGEVLPDGMVNIIGVGSCPSRGMDKGGVNDLESVVKCVQRAIDQAELMADCQISSVYLALSGKHISCQNEIGMVPISEEEVTQEDVENVVHTAKSVRVRDEHRILHVIPQEYAIDYQEGIKNPVGLSGVRMQAKVHLITCHNDMAKNIVKAVERCGLKVDQLIFAGLAASYAVLTEDERELGVCVVDIGGGTMDMAVYTGGALRHTKVIPYAGNVVTSDIAYAFGTPPTDAEAIKVRHGCALGSIVSKDESVEVPSVGGRPPRSLQRQTLAEVIEPRYTELLNLVNDEILQLQEQLRQQGVKHHLAAGIVLTGGAAQIDGLAACAQRVFHTQVRIGQPLNITGLTDYAQEPYYSTAVGLLHYGKESHLSGEAEVEKRASVGNWFKRINSWLRKEF